The following proteins come from a genomic window of Trifolium pratense cultivar HEN17-A07 linkage group LG4, ARS_RC_1.1, whole genome shotgun sequence:
- the LOC123922063 gene encoding tobamovirus multiplication protein 2A-like — protein sequence MAKRPFFEFILQLINLVFTLCGLGTLGYGLICFFKWRQTLSKEIHHHILLAVDPPQQSPYTRSNPWFIYVIIGLGAILLIVSCLGSIGIASRSPCCLLTIFQYCLFLVPLIIVELGTALFIYFDHSWKKVIPKDINEDYYTIYNFVNLHWKVIRWIALGVFILQVIAFILAIYLRSVFNSACYDTDDEEHVVHLPHPKNLHRNKLVAHYNRLVAPTSTTTLTRTTGVGIRVNGEDTTTPTNPSNANINARSPTNSTKKVLV from the exons atggccAAGAGaccattttttgaatttattttgcaGCTGATAAATTTAGTCTTCACCTTGTGTGGTTTAGGTACCCTAGGGTATGGATTAATTTGCTTCTTCAAATGGAGACAAACCCTTTCAAAGGAAATTCATCATCACATTTTGCTAGCTGTTGATCCACCTCAACAATCTCCATATACACGTTCTAACCCTTG GTTTATCTATGTTATAATTGGATTAGGTGCAATCCTTTTAATTGTCTCTTGTTTGGGATCTATTGGAATAGCATCAAGGAGCCCATGTTGTTTACTTACT ATATTTCAGTATTGTTTATTCTTGGTACCACTTATCATAGTTGAGTTAGGAACCGCTCTTTTCATATACTTTGATCACAGCTGGAAAAAG GTTATACCAAAAGATATAAATGAAGATTATTAcacaatatataattttgtaaatCTTCATTGGAAAGTCATTAGATGGATAGCTCTTGGAGTCTTTATATTACAG GTTATTGCTTTCATTCTAGCAATATATTTGCGATCAGTGTTCAATAGCGCATGTTATGACACAGATGATGAAGAGCATGTAGTGCATCTCCCGCATCCAAAAAATCTTCACCGTAATAAGCTAGTCGCTCACTATAATAGGTTGGTCGCGCCCACAAGTACCACCACCCTAACAAGAACAACCGGAGTTGGCATTCGTGTCAACGGTGAAGACACAACAACGCCCACTAACCCATCAAATGCCAACATCAATGCTAGGTCTCCGACAAACTCTACTAAAAAAGTTCTTGTATAA